In Coriobacteriia bacterium, the following are encoded in one genomic region:
- a CDS encoding sigma-70 family RNA polymerase sigma factor yields the protein MERVVTVYADLILRLSYARLGSSDDAQDICQTVLLKLLDASKGGAVQFRNAEHEKAWVIRATINACIDLRRSAWCGRVDSLDELRERDGFEPVESVAASEPDPSVLAAVSALSPAYRQAIYLHYYEGYSARDIATLTGEREGTVAKHLSRARAKLRTLLEGGSR from the coding sequence ATAGAGCGCGTCGTCACCGTCTATGCCGACCTTATCCTTCGGCTGAGCTATGCGCGTCTCGGATCATCCGACGATGCCCAGGACATCTGTCAGACCGTGCTGCTCAAGCTGCTGGACGCCTCGAAGGGCGGTGCCGTGCAATTCCGCAACGCGGAGCACGAGAAGGCATGGGTCATTCGGGCCACGATCAACGCCTGCATCGACCTGCGTCGCTCCGCCTGGTGCGGGCGCGTGGACTCCCTCGATGAGCTGCGCGAGCGCGACGGCTTTGAGCCCGTGGAGAGCGTAGCGGCCAGTGAGCCCGACCCCTCCGTACTCGCTGCAGTCAGCGCGCTCTCGCCAGCCTATCGACAGGCCATCTACCTGCACTACTACGAGGGGTATTCCGCACGAGATATCGCGACCCTCACCGGCGAGCGAGAAGGCACCGTCGCCAAACACCTGAGCCGAGCCCGTGCAAAGCTCCGCACCCTGCTGGAAGGAGGCTCCCGATGA
- a CDS encoding ADP-ribosylglycohydrolase family protein: protein MAELDYTRVRGALIGAAYGDAFGMPVEGWSARRIVREVGLVDHLMPGMPDNDISRGLAAGEVTDDTMHTLFVIEMLAETGGRVDARLFLEKLRRWATTCPKSTAVLGPSTRRALEQIDAGVPMEQTGSRGYTNGGAMKMAPLGIVFGDPARPERIVDAAEAISLPTHHTGVAIAAASAIGAAVGAAVRGAQLNSVLDAAGDAADLGELRGVDFASASVAARIEMARGLSIPEDVRDLIGCSPLACESVPAALAFVQLSGGDPRVCACMATAAGSDTDTVASMACAICGGLRGEDAFDPEDVALIERVNGLNFGALAEQLIAIEKAVREREARAGE from the coding sequence ATGGCAGAGCTGGATTACACCCGTGTGCGCGGGGCGCTCATCGGCGCGGCGTACGGCGACGCGTTCGGCATGCCAGTCGAGGGATGGAGCGCGCGACGCATCGTGCGCGAAGTCGGCCTCGTCGACCATCTCATGCCAGGTATGCCCGACAACGACATCTCGCGCGGGCTCGCGGCCGGCGAGGTCACCGACGACACGATGCACACGTTGTTTGTCATCGAGATGCTCGCCGAGACGGGCGGACGCGTCGACGCGCGGCTCTTCCTCGAGAAGCTGCGCCGCTGGGCCACAACCTGTCCCAAGTCCACCGCCGTGCTCGGGCCGAGCACACGGCGCGCCCTCGAGCAGATCGACGCAGGCGTGCCGATGGAGCAGACGGGCTCGCGCGGCTACACGAACGGCGGCGCGATGAAGATGGCCCCGCTCGGCATCGTGTTCGGCGACCCGGCCCGCCCTGAGCGCATCGTGGACGCCGCCGAAGCCATCAGCCTGCCGACACACCACACCGGCGTCGCCATCGCGGCGGCCAGCGCCATCGGAGCCGCCGTGGGTGCCGCCGTGCGCGGGGCCCAGCTGAACAGCGTGCTCGACGCCGCCGGCGACGCGGCCGACCTCGGCGAGCTACGCGGCGTCGACTTCGCCTCGGCCTCCGTGGCAGCTCGCATCGAGATGGCCCGCGGCCTGAGCATCCCCGAGGACGTGCGCGACCTCATCGGCTGTTCCCCGCTGGCATGCGAGAGCGTCCCGGCGGCATTGGCGTTCGTGCAGCTCTCGGGCGGCGATCCACGCGTGTGCGCCTGTATGGCGACCGCTGCCGGCAGCGACACCGACACCGTCGCCTCCATGGCGTGCGCGATCTGCGGCGGCCTGCGCGGCGAGGACGCGTTCGACCCGGAAGATGTCGCGCTCATCGAGCGGGTAAATGGCCTGAACTTCGGCGCACTGGCCGAGCAGCTCATCGCAATCGAGAAAGCAGTGCGTGAGCGAGAAGCACGGGCTGGAGAGTAG
- a CDS encoding carbohydrate kinase family protein, translating to MSGIDVFGLGTLATDVLIRVDHLPAADGFCVVKSSTKQPGGSGTNVIVQLARLGDACSYAGEVGDDALGHAVLDSLAGEDVDTTPMVVRPGGETLHTDIVIADGGEKFIMLNLGDAFAALTSADIDLEQLRHARVLYTDLLPKEPALAALATAREAGVTTVVNVQVDLMTMQGFGFEAPDILAALPLIDVFAPCRAALFALCDSEDPDECAAYLRRHGAAGTLLFTLGSAGSVAYAPDGTHVDVAALPVETVDTTGAGDSYLGGFTHAYCLEGRGLRDAMEFATACAAHTVSGLGARFSPTLAQVQAEMAARAEQAGDPA from the coding sequence ATGAGCGGCATCGACGTGTTTGGCCTGGGCACGCTTGCGACCGACGTTCTCATCCGCGTGGACCACCTGCCCGCGGCCGACGGCTTCTGCGTCGTCAAGAGCTCGACGAAGCAGCCCGGTGGCAGCGGGACGAACGTCATCGTGCAGCTCGCGCGCCTCGGCGACGCCTGCTCCTACGCTGGAGAGGTCGGCGACGACGCACTGGGGCACGCCGTGCTCGACAGCCTTGCGGGCGAGGACGTCGATACCACGCCGATGGTCGTGCGCCCCGGCGGAGAGACGCTGCACACCGACATCGTCATCGCTGACGGCGGCGAGAAGTTCATCATGCTGAACCTGGGCGATGCCTTCGCGGCCCTGACCAGCGCCGACATCGACCTCGAGCAGCTGCGACACGCCCGCGTGCTCTACACCGACCTGCTGCCCAAGGAGCCAGCCCTCGCTGCGCTGGCCACCGCACGCGAGGCAGGCGTCACGACAGTCGTCAACGTGCAGGTCGACCTCATGACGATGCAGGGCTTCGGCTTCGAGGCCCCCGACATCCTCGCCGCGCTGCCACTCATCGACGTGTTTGCTCCGTGCCGCGCCGCCCTGTTCGCGCTGTGCGACAGCGAGGATCCCGACGAGTGCGCCGCCTACCTGCGCCGCCACGGGGCCGCCGGCACGCTGCTGTTCACGCTGGGCTCGGCAGGCTCCGTAGCCTACGCGCCGGACGGAACACACGTCGACGTGGCAGCCCTGCCGGTGGAGACCGTCGACACGACAGGCGCCGGCGACTCGTATCTCGGTGGGTTCACGCACGCGTACTGCCTGGAGGGCCGTGGCCTACGCGACGCCATGGAGTTCGCCACCGCGTGCGCAGCCCACACGGTGAGCGGGCTGGGTGCGCGGTTCTCGCCGACGCTCGCGCAGGTGCAAGCCGAAATGGCCGCGCGAGCCGAGCAGGCAGGCGACCCGGCATAG
- a CDS encoding PIN domain-containing protein, translating to MDIVSVDASRAARRLSLLLDTNVWIDYYLGYRPLHRQACELVRLAVRLDADVLYAVTSSKDLFFLIAADFKREYRRVHGGMLDAEGAASADAVAWGCLEHLTENATAVGCDLSDIWLACKQRPLHADYEDNLIVAAAQRAKADLLVTSDESLLRHCPVAALDIPDAIAALRVRASDAEEPEN from the coding sequence GTGGACATCGTGAGCGTCGACGCCTCAAGGGCGGCACGGCGCCTCTCGCTCCTGCTGGATACAAACGTGTGGATCGACTACTACCTTGGGTATCGCCCTCTCCACAGGCAGGCGTGTGAGTTGGTGAGGCTGGCCGTCAGACTTGACGCCGATGTGCTGTACGCTGTCACTTCGTCAAAGGACTTGTTCTTTCTTATCGCGGCAGACTTCAAGCGGGAGTATCGCCGCGTGCACGGCGGGATGCTCGATGCCGAGGGCGCTGCCTCGGCGGATGCGGTGGCGTGGGGCTGCCTGGAACACCTGACCGAGAATGCCACGGCGGTGGGCTGCGACCTCTCTGACATCTGGTTGGCGTGCAAGCAGCGTCCCCTTCATGCGGACTACGAGGACAATCTCATCGTTGCCGCTGCTCAGCGCGCCAAGGCTGACCTTCTCGTTACGAGTGACGAGAGCCTGCTGCGCCATTGCCCGGTCGCGGCGCTCGACATCCCCGACGCCATCGCTGCGTTGCGCGTGCGCGCGAGTGACGCGGAGGAGCCTGAGAACTAG
- a CDS encoding ATP-binding protein, giving the protein MSPTMHDYAELVREARAFVFPHPSERIDVIRELPAPALFNLVHIITGVRRCGKTFYAFQLINRLLSQGVSRDSILYFNFADDRLRPASPTLLSDVVEEYWRQVPSARSQGCYLFLDEVQEAENWQGVCQRLAEHERVTLVITGSSSKLSADEIASTFRGRSQEHPMRPLSFREYCLFHDIETPSAEELRAVGAVPPDMRTQLEGAFSRYLVMGGFPGVQHMGPEERTMMLQAYMRDVVARDVVERYGRADIALATQVALFGLRNTACDLSVNNLVESLRTVGYRTSWETVNEVVRLFCQAHLLSLLPEYATSLAPSTAASKVYAVDTGLAHATARASQQDVGKRLETAVFSELERRRAGSRIETITSYTAPTSRREKVDFLVGDALASEPYELIQVTADMSAEKTRRREIGSLEVAMTQTGVAAGTIITLRENGSVTNDGGTIRIIPAWKWALEA; this is encoded by the coding sequence ATGTCGCCCACGATGCACGACTATGCCGAGCTTGTTCGAGAGGCTCGCGCGTTTGTGTTTCCTCATCCCAGCGAGCGCATCGATGTCATACGGGAGCTGCCGGCTCCTGCCCTGTTCAACCTCGTCCACATCATTACGGGCGTGCGGCGCTGTGGTAAGACGTTCTATGCGTTTCAGCTGATAAATCGCCTGCTCTCCCAGGGTGTTTCCCGTGACAGCATCCTGTACTTCAACTTTGCCGACGATCGACTGAGGCCCGCGTCGCCCACGCTGCTGAGCGACGTTGTCGAGGAGTACTGGCGACAGGTTCCTTCCGCGCGCTCCCAGGGCTGCTATCTGTTTCTCGATGAGGTCCAGGAGGCGGAGAACTGGCAGGGCGTTTGCCAGCGACTTGCGGAGCACGAGCGCGTGACGCTAGTTATCACGGGATCGTCGTCAAAGCTGTCGGCCGACGAGATCGCCTCGACGTTTCGCGGACGCTCTCAAGAGCATCCGATGCGCCCCCTCTCGTTTCGCGAGTACTGCCTCTTTCACGACATCGAGACGCCGTCTGCCGAGGAGCTGCGAGCCGTGGGCGCGGTGCCGCCCGACATGCGAACGCAACTTGAGGGGGCGTTCTCGCGTTATCTTGTCATGGGTGGCTTCCCTGGCGTCCAGCACATGGGCCCGGAGGAGCGCACCATGATGCTGCAGGCGTACATGCGCGACGTCGTGGCGCGCGACGTTGTCGAACGCTACGGTCGTGCAGACATTGCGCTGGCTACGCAGGTGGCTCTGTTTGGCTTGCGCAACACGGCGTGCGACCTCTCGGTGAACAACCTGGTTGAGAGCCTGCGCACCGTGGGCTACCGGACTTCGTGGGAGACCGTGAACGAGGTGGTCCGACTGTTCTGCCAGGCGCACCTGTTGAGCCTGCTGCCCGAATACGCCACCTCTCTAGCGCCGAGTACGGCCGCCTCCAAGGTGTACGCTGTTGACACCGGTCTAGCCCATGCGACTGCCCGGGCGAGCCAGCAGGACGTGGGAAAACGTTTGGAGACTGCCGTCTTTAGCGAGCTTGAGCGTAGAAGAGCCGGGAGCCGGATTGAAACAATAACCTCATACACCGCCCCAACGTCGCGTCGCGAGAAGGTCGACTTCCTGGTGGGCGATGCGTTGGCAAGTGAACCGTACGAGCTTATCCAAGTCACAGCCGACATGAGCGCCGAGAAAACGCGTCGGCGAGAGATTGGCTCTCTCGAGGTGGCGATGACCCAGACGGGGGTTGCTGCCGGCACCATCATCACCTTGCGTGAGAACGGGTCTGTCACGAACGACGGGGGCACCATTCGCATTATTCCAGCATGGAAGTGGGCGCTCGAGGCGTAG
- a CDS encoding amidohydrolase, with amino-acid sequence MAPASTEQIRELVCQGTGYVVEMRRRIHGLAELSGQEFETSALVRRELDALGIENYLASDGIRSKTAKNEAVGSTGEPATSASDATPASTSVIGVLETGRPGRCVALRADMDALPVSEDPCNLAGPRACVSSTGTTSHACGHDGHTAMLLGAARAMARLRDEGRLSGTVILCFEAAEETMAGFPHVLAAIERYPIETVWGIHLYAGLASGRICVDAGPRMAGAADLDVTIHGLGGHGSRPDMARNPTFVAANLLNNLAVAWVNQIAPNTPVTLGPTTISGGQAFNVIPDEARITGLMRFFDEGAGRQALAIVRSVAEHTAAMHGCTAEVRGTADLALPVVNEARAAALAKRALADVLPEGAVSACAPWYASESFGHYLRRYPGVFAHVGIANEAAGTGAPHHTPQFDIDEDALALGVAATLAYTTEFLARGFGE; translated from the coding sequence ATGGCACCTGCAAGCACGGAGCAGATTCGGGAGCTCGTGTGCCAAGGGACGGGGTACGTCGTCGAGATGCGCCGACGCATCCACGGGCTCGCCGAGCTCAGCGGGCAGGAGTTCGAGACAAGCGCGCTGGTGCGCCGCGAGCTCGATGCGCTGGGAATTGAGAACTATCTGGCGAGCGACGGCATCAGGAGCAAGACTGCTAAGAACGAGGCCGTCGGGAGCACGGGCGAGCCGGCAACCTCAGCCTCGGACGCCACGCCGGCAAGCACCTCCGTGATCGGCGTACTGGAGACCGGCCGACCAGGCCGCTGCGTCGCGCTGCGAGCCGACATGGACGCGCTACCCGTCTCCGAGGATCCGTGCAACCTCGCCGGGCCACGCGCCTGCGTCTCGAGCACGGGGACCACCTCCCACGCCTGCGGGCACGACGGTCACACAGCCATGCTGCTCGGCGCCGCCCGCGCCATGGCCCGCCTGCGCGACGAGGGACGGCTCAGCGGCACCGTCATCCTATGCTTCGAGGCAGCAGAAGAGACGATGGCGGGCTTCCCGCACGTCTTGGCAGCCATCGAGCGCTACCCCATCGAGACCGTGTGGGGCATCCACCTCTACGCGGGGCTCGCCTCCGGGCGTATCTGCGTCGACGCCGGCCCTCGCATGGCGGGCGCGGCCGACCTCGACGTCACGATTCACGGCCTCGGCGGCCATGGCTCGCGGCCTGACATGGCGCGCAATCCCACGTTCGTCGCGGCCAACCTGCTCAACAACCTCGCGGTTGCCTGGGTGAACCAGATCGCGCCCAACACGCCCGTCACGTTGGGACCCACGACGATCAGCGGCGGCCAGGCGTTCAACGTCATCCCCGACGAGGCGCGCATCACCGGGTTGATGCGCTTCTTCGACGAAGGAGCTGGGCGCCAAGCACTTGCTATCGTGCGAAGCGTTGCCGAGCATACGGCCGCCATGCACGGGTGCACGGCCGAGGTTCGGGGAACAGCCGACCTCGCGTTGCCCGTCGTGAACGAGGCCCGCGCCGCCGCATTGGCCAAGCGAGCCTTAGCAGACGTGCTGCCCGAGGGCGCTGTCTCGGCGTGCGCGCCGTGGTACGCCTCGGAGAGCTTCGGCCACTACCTGCGGCGCTACCCCGGCGTCTTCGCCCACGTCGGCATCGCCAACGAGGCCGCAGGCACTGGCGCGCCCCACCACACCCCGCAGTTCGACATCGACGAGGACGCGCTGGCCCTCGGCGTCGCCGCCACGCTCGCGTACACGACCGAGTTCCTCGCCCGCGGCTTCGGGGAGTAG
- a CDS encoding ABC transporter ATP-binding protein translates to MAGDVELEVSHLKKYYPVGAGQLLKAVDDVSFSIRRGETLGLVGESGCGKTTCGKTCLGVLGRTDGQVRFRGADVHTMGRRERFAFTRQAQMVFQDPYASLDPQQKVYAIVAEGIRIHKLARSRAEERTMVFNLLDQVGLGTECAERNVHEFSGGQRQRIGIARALSVGPEFLLCDEPVSALDVSLQAQIVNLLIRLQRERGLTMLFIAHDLAVVKQISDQVGVMYLGKLVEHAPAEELYREPLHPYTRALLAAAPIPDPKLAHERERIVLSGDAPSPVNPTPGCRFCGRCPRRMDVCARVEPAIREFAPGHTVACHLYEE, encoded by the coding sequence ATGGCCGGCGACGTGGAACTCGAGGTGTCGCACCTCAAGAAGTACTATCCCGTTGGCGCAGGCCAGCTGCTCAAGGCCGTCGACGACGTGTCGTTTTCCATTCGGCGCGGCGAGACGCTCGGCCTGGTGGGCGAGTCAGGCTGCGGCAAGACGACATGCGGCAAGACGTGCCTTGGCGTGCTGGGCCGCACGGACGGGCAGGTGCGCTTCCGCGGCGCCGACGTCCACACGATGGGGCGCCGCGAGCGCTTCGCCTTCACGCGGCAGGCGCAGATGGTGTTCCAGGACCCCTATGCCTCGCTCGACCCACAGCAGAAGGTCTACGCCATCGTGGCCGAGGGCATCCGCATTCACAAGCTGGCGCGCAGCCGGGCCGAGGAGCGCACGATGGTGTTCAACCTGCTCGACCAGGTGGGCTTGGGTACCGAGTGCGCCGAGCGCAACGTGCACGAGTTCTCGGGCGGGCAGCGTCAGCGCATCGGCATCGCGCGGGCACTGTCGGTGGGCCCGGAGTTTCTGCTGTGTGACGAGCCCGTGTCGGCGCTGGACGTCTCCCTGCAGGCGCAGATCGTGAACCTGCTCATCCGACTGCAGCGCGAGCGCGGGCTCACGATGCTGTTCATCGCGCACGACCTGGCTGTCGTCAAGCAGATTTCCGACCAGGTGGGCGTCATGTACCTGGGCAAGCTCGTGGAGCACGCGCCGGCCGAGGAGCTCTACCGCGAGCCGTTGCACCCCTACACCCGCGCGTTGCTCGCCGCCGCGCCCATCCCCGACCCCAAGCTCGCACACGAACGGGAGCGCATCGTGCTGAGCGGCGACGCTCCGAGTCCCGTGAACCCCACGCCCGGCTGCCGCTTCTGCGGGAGGTGCCCACGTCGCATGGACGTCTGCGCGCGCGTCGAGCCCGCCATCCGCGAGTTCGCCCCCGGTCACACGGTCGCATGCCATCTGTACGAGGAGTAG
- a CDS encoding ABC transporter ATP-binding protein: MSEKEIRAGRPGAGCAGGAPLLEIENLRVSYPSVGGVVRAVRGVTFSVAAGQTCALVGESGCGKSVSAKAVMGLVRAPGLIEPGSIIRFDGTNVLGFSERQWCDFRGRDCALIFQDALASLNPTMRVGRQLIEALDNHCPELSASEKRRRAIETLRLTEIPDPEACMRRYPHELSGGMRQRVMIASAMVARPRLLIADEPTTSLDVTVQQQTLQLMGDLQRQFGTAVLLITHDLGIVADVADRVVVMYAGRIVEQGPRDNIFYRPAHPYTEALLASVPRLDAPAKQGLRAIEGTLPDPTSEPTGCAFCERCPHAMRICAQEMPATVELAGETAGGPAAGETAAGGQTGTGGLAATGGRHEVTCWLHDPRYLAAGTTKEGR; this comes from the coding sequence ATGAGCGAGAAGGAGATACGAGCCGGGCGGCCGGGCGCGGGATGCGCGGGTGGAGCGCCGCTGCTCGAGATCGAGAACCTGCGAGTGAGCTACCCCTCGGTGGGCGGCGTCGTGCGAGCCGTGCGCGGCGTGACGTTTTCGGTGGCCGCCGGGCAGACGTGCGCACTGGTCGGCGAGTCGGGCTGCGGCAAGTCGGTGAGCGCCAAAGCCGTCATGGGCCTCGTGCGCGCACCGGGCCTCATCGAGCCGGGCAGCATCATCCGCTTCGACGGCACGAACGTGCTGGGCTTCTCGGAGCGCCAGTGGTGCGACTTTCGCGGGCGGGACTGCGCGCTCATCTTCCAGGACGCGCTGGCCTCGCTCAACCCGACGATGCGCGTCGGCCGCCAGCTCATCGAGGCGCTCGACAACCACTGCCCCGAACTCTCGGCTTCCGAGAAGCGCCGGCGCGCCATCGAGACGCTGCGGCTCACGGAGATTCCCGACCCCGAGGCGTGCATGCGGCGCTACCCCCACGAGCTGTCGGGCGGCATGCGCCAGCGCGTCATGATTGCCTCGGCCATGGTGGCGCGCCCGCGGCTGCTCATCGCCGACGAGCCCACGACGTCGCTCGACGTCACCGTGCAGCAGCAGACGCTGCAACTCATGGGCGACCTGCAGCGGCAGTTTGGAACGGCCGTGCTGCTCATCACACACGACCTGGGCATCGTGGCCGACGTGGCCGACCGCGTCGTCGTCATGTACGCGGGGCGCATCGTGGAGCAGGGCCCGCGCGACAATATCTTCTACCGACCGGCGCACCCCTACACCGAGGCGCTGCTCGCCAGCGTGCCGCGTCTGGACGCACCGGCCAAGCAGGGGCTGCGCGCCATCGAGGGCACGCTGCCCGACCCGACGAGCGAACCGACCGGTTGCGCGTTCTGCGAGCGCTGCCCCCATGCGATGCGTATCTGCGCCCAGGAGATGCCCGCCACGGTAGAGCTCGCGGGCGAAACGGCGGGCGGTCCGGCAGCAGGCGAGACAGCAGCAGGCGGGCAAACCGGCACGGGTGGTCTAGCCGCAACCGGCGGGCGCCACGAAGTCACGTGCTGGCTGCATGACCCGCGCTATCTGGCGGCGGGCACGACGAAGGAGGGCCGGTAG
- a CDS encoding ABC transporter permease, translated as MPAAQGRALPRLEFEAGAFERLEKRDRTQLPPKAIGFARTFLRELVANKLALVSTILLLVVIIATLLAPLSPYDPYALDVKSKLLGPSAAHWFGTDEYGRDYFTRVLYGGRISLLVGFCAMLLTVALGSLIGIAAGYVGGKLDTLLMRFTDVFLALPSMLLMVILNAFLRPSIPTLIAVLSLFGWASVARITRAETLSLKERDFMVATRQLGAGHLRMAVLHILPNILGPVSVAASLSVASAILSESSLSFLGLGVSIPYASWGSMLQGAQAQILSHPMLAVYPGLMILITVLAFNLLGDVLRSALAPKVAR; from the coding sequence ATGCCAGCTGCCCAGGGCCGGGCGCTGCCGCGGCTCGAGTTCGAGGCCGGCGCGTTCGAGCGGCTCGAGAAGCGCGATCGCACGCAACTGCCTCCCAAGGCCATCGGCTTCGCGCGAACGTTCCTGCGCGAGCTCGTCGCCAACAAGCTCGCGCTCGTCAGCACGATCCTGCTGCTGGTCGTCATTATCGCGACGCTGCTGGCGCCGCTGTCGCCCTACGACCCCTACGCGCTCGACGTCAAGTCCAAGCTGCTCGGGCCCTCGGCGGCGCACTGGTTCGGCACCGATGAGTACGGCCGCGACTACTTCACGCGTGTGCTGTACGGCGGGCGTATCTCGCTGCTCGTCGGCTTCTGCGCCATGCTGCTGACGGTGGCCCTGGGCTCGCTCATCGGCATCGCGGCGGGCTATGTGGGCGGCAAGCTCGACACGCTGCTCATGCGCTTCACCGACGTGTTCCTCGCGCTGCCGAGCATGCTGCTCATGGTCATTCTCAACGCGTTTCTGCGACCGAGCATCCCAACGCTCATCGCCGTGCTCAGCCTGTTCGGGTGGGCGTCGGTCGCCCGCATCACCCGCGCCGAGACGCTCTCGCTCAAGGAGCGCGACTTCATGGTGGCGACGCGGCAGCTAGGCGCGGGACACCTACGCATGGCCGTGCTGCACATCCTGCCGAACATCCTAGGGCCGGTGAGCGTCGCGGCAAGCCTGAGCGTGGCCAGCGCCATCCTGTCGGAGTCGTCGCTGAGCTTTCTGGGGCTGGGCGTATCCATTCCCTACGCGTCGTGGGGCAGCATGCTACAGGGTGCCCAGGCGCAGATCCTAAGCCACCCGATGCTGGCCGTGTACCCGGGACTGATGATCCTGATCACCGTGCTGGCGTTCAACCTGCTGGGAGACGTGCTGCGCAGCGCGCTGGCGCCGAAGGTGGCGAGGTAG
- a CDS encoding ABC transporter permease: MLRYVVKKAVQLAVVLVLISFLSFAVIYFAPGDISQMYITPDMTDEQRSAVIATLGLDKSLPEQYLAWASKAIQGDLGVSATNHDMPVATLLANRLPATLLLMGSSLGLALVLAIPLGLWAGYRRNSKADAIISGVSYVGMSIPSFWFGMLLIILFAAVLHVLPSSGMHTVGSEGPLDTLRHLIMPTLALALGEVAVYIRYIRANTIGQLGEEYVLASESRGTPRVKVLFKHVLKNTLLPIVTLLGMNLASLVCGSFIIETVFGWPGVGTLAMSAIGARDYTVIMAYIMLSGTILVVGNFLADVLYAVVDPRIKLVAEKGGHRG; this comes from the coding sequence ATGCTGAGATACGTCGTCAAGAAAGCCGTCCAACTCGCCGTCGTGCTCGTGCTCATCTCGTTTCTGTCGTTTGCGGTCATCTACTTCGCGCCCGGCGACATCTCGCAGATGTACATCACGCCCGACATGACCGATGAGCAACGTTCTGCCGTCATTGCGACGCTCGGGCTCGATAAGAGCCTGCCCGAGCAGTACCTCGCCTGGGCATCCAAAGCGATACAGGGAGACCTCGGCGTCTCGGCGACGAATCACGACATGCCGGTTGCAACGCTTCTCGCCAACCGCCTGCCCGCCACGCTGTTGCTCATGGGCAGCTCGCTAGGACTGGCTCTCGTGCTGGCCATCCCGCTGGGGCTGTGGGCTGGCTACCGGCGCAACTCGAAGGCCGACGCCATCATCAGCGGAGTGTCCTACGTCGGCATGTCCATCCCCTCGTTTTGGTTCGGCATGCTGCTCATCATCCTGTTCGCAGCCGTGCTGCACGTGCTGCCCTCCTCGGGCATGCACACCGTAGGCTCCGAGGGGCCCCTGGACACGCTGCGGCACCTCATCATGCCGACGCTGGCGCTGGCGCTGGGCGAGGTGGCCGTCTACATCCGCTACATCCGAGCCAACACGATAGGCCAGCTGGGCGAGGAGTACGTGCTGGCGTCGGAGTCGCGAGGCACGCCGCGAGTGAAGGTGCTGTTCAAGCACGTGCTCAAGAACACGCTGCTGCCGATCGTGACACTGCTGGGCATGAACCTGGCATCGCTGGTATGCGGCTCGTTCATCATTGAGACCGTGTTCGGCTGGCCCGGCGTAGGCACGCTGGCGATGAGCGCCATCGGGGCGCGCGACTACACAGTCATCATGGCCTACATCATGCTGTCGGGCACGATCCTCGTCGTGGGCAACTTCCTGGCCGACGTGCTGTACGCCGTCGTCGACCCGCGCATCAAGCTCGTCGCCGAGAAGGGGGGCCACCGTGGCTAG